The Alphaproteobacteria bacterium GM7ARS4 genomic sequence TGAGGATGCTTTCCAAGAGATTGTCTGGGTAAAAATACATGGGGTATGGATTCTGTAGGATGACGCCACTGCGGCGGCTAATTCTCAGATACCCATCAGGTTTTTTCCATATGATTCTATCCCTATATCGAAATCCCGCTTTTTGGCATATTTTTGTCGCGTCAGCCACGATAGGAAATTTCTGTCCATCCACAAGCATGTCATCTATATTGAGGACAATGATTCGGCCACCCTGTAGGACTCGATAGAGCTCACAAGCACATTTTTCGAGTATGTCAAGATATTGGTCGTAGCTGCCAAAATATCCTTTATAGTCGAAGGGCGCATTGAAGTAGGGGGGCGATGTGACAACGAGATGGACGCTCTCTGTTTGTATCTCTTGCATGCTGGTGCAACTGCCGAGGATCAGTCTGTGATGTGTGGCAATGCGTGTTCTCTGTTCCATTGGACCATGCATGGACATGAGGGGTGTATAGGCGGGTGGCTCCGGCGGCAGGACTCGAACCTGCGACCCGGCGGTTAACAGCCGCCTGCTCTACCAACTGAGCTACACCGGAAGAAAGAACATCACCCCACAGGCAATGTAGCAAAAAAGAGGGGAGGGGCAAGGGCTTTGTTGGCAAAAAGAGGCGCGAGTCGGAATCGAACCGGCGTCCACGGATTTGCAGTCCGCTGCATAACCACTCTGCCATCGCGCCCCAAACCCGCCCACACCATGTGGAAAAAAAAGAACAACCAGATAAGGGAGCATGACCCACCTGTGTCAGCCTAGAAAGGCTGTGTCACACCCACACGTATCATATGCGCTTTCCCGCTATCTATGACGGCTTGTGTCGTTGCGAAACGGCCACCCTTGTCAAAAGACACATAGCTATAATCGACACGCATGAAGAGTGCTGTGCCCGCAAGGTCGAATTCGATACCGCCACCAAAACGAGGTCCATGGATGAGAGCATCGTCTTTTCCACCAAGGCGTCCAGTATTTTCTAGCTGCACCCAGCCATATCCTCCTTTTGCGTATATCATGAGAGGCCCCAATTCAGCGCCAGCTCTTCCCATCACAGCAGCATCATAGCCATAGCGGTAGCGCGTCGTTTGTGCGACATCGTCTCCGCCACGACTCACCACACGCCCCACCTTTTCATCTGAGAAGACATAACCGCCTTCCAGCTCCAACCCCATCAGCGCCCTGTTACCAGGCTTGCTTTTGGGAGAGGACGCCACATTAAAACCCAGCCCGAGATGGACAGAGCCTCCATCGGCACTGGGGTCTGGAGCGATGGCGGTGTCTTCCTCTACGAGGTCAAAGGACGCCGTCTGCCACCCTCCCAAGAGGAAGACATATCTCTCGAGATTCCCCCATGCATAGGAAGGGACGAGAAGAGCCGTCCACAAAACGATACCGAGAAGGGAATACGAGAACACACTTGTTTTCATGGTCTGTTGAGCCTTGTGCATTGTTAGTAAGACGTTTTCGTAAGACATCATCGCCAGCGCTGCTCCGCGCACTCCTCACAAAAGGTAAGGACTCCTTCCCAGCATGTTCACAAAGAAGCACCCCCTGCCACCTCTCGTGTTACCGCCCACGTCCCTACGGACAGCTCTTGCGGGGAGCAATTCCCTGCCCAGAAGACGTACCAACAGAGCAACCGCCCACCCGCTGATAGAGAGGCTACGCGCCACAGCACGCCACCCACATCCATCCTCGCACAAGGGCTGAACGAGCTGTCACGAACGCTGTCTATGTCCTGTTAGAAGGGGAAAGAGACACCTACTCGGAAGAGATGGGTTTTCCCTTCCCTTTCATTGTAGAAGATATAGGTATAATCCGCGCGCAACGAGAGATGGAAGTTTGGTACCCTATATTCAGCACCTCCGCCACCACGTAACCCGCCATCAAACTGGCTGATACGTTCTGTAGCCGATGTACGCTTGATATGGGTCTGTCCGTAACCCGCCTTTGCGTAAATTGTGAGGGGATTGCCTTGCGTTTTGACGCCAGCGCGTAAGAAAAAGGCGTAGTCGAGGCCAAAATCCGTCTCATACCCGTTCACAGTGGCAGAATCGAACAAATGTCCCGCCTCTCCCTCGAGCCCCACGAAGAGGTTTGTCCTTGTCTTCGGGGGAAGGATATAGTCGATATTCGCACCGACATGGATGGAGCCACTATTAGGCTTCGTGTCTTCTGAGGAAAATTTCCACCCACCTAGCATATAAAATTGTCCACTGCTCTCCGCGCGAGCCTGCCCTGAAAAACAGGAGAGGGTAAAGGCCGTGAGAACAATAAACGCATAGCACTGAATTCTTTTCATGATTTTCTCCTATTGCTGAAAAGTCCTATGGTACCCTGTTGTGTCATATGGGATACGTCTTACCCCTTTGGCATAATAAAATATAATTTTTGCCTATGCAAGTTTTTGCTGAAAAATAATGCTGTGGCCTATCATTTTTTAGACACGTCATCAAGGGTATGGGCAAGCGTGATACGGCGGGCGCTGTCCTCCCTTAAAGGGGGAAGATTTTCCGCCAATTGTCGCATCGTGTCTCGGTGGCACGGGCAGTGAAGAACGAGATCACATCCCGCATTGAGGGCAGAGCGCGCTCTTTCGATGGGAGAGAGATATGATAGAGCATGCATCGCGATGTCGTCGGTGATGAGGACTCCGTCAAATGCCATCATGTCTCGAATAATATCTTGGATGACAATGGGTGAGAGCGTGGCGGGATGGCGCGCATCGATATCCGTGTAGGTGACATGGGCTGTCATAGCCCATGGGGGTGGTTGTTGGGGGGGTGGCTGTTGTTGGGCGTTCAGAGGGCGCGCGAGGGCTTGAAAAGGTAGGAAGTCGCTTTCCATAAGCGTTTTCTTATGGGTATCGACGATGGGGAGGGATAGGTGGCTATCTTCTTTTGCTCGTCCATGGCCGGGAATATGTTTGATGACGGCGTGGACGTTCTGTTTCTGCAATGCATCGATGAAGTGTCGTCCCAGTGACGTCGTCACGTCCGCTCTATGAGAGAAGGCGCGACTTCCAATGATAGGGTGGGCATCTTGTTGGGGAAGGTCGAGGACGGGTGCGCAATTGACATTGATTCCCATGCGATGGAGGGTTTTCCCTATGTGCGTGGCATTCTTGGCACAGAGGGCTATGGCATCATCGAGCTGTGTTTCTGCTTTGAGACCAAACATGTTGGCAGCGGGAAAGGATGGGAAAGGGGGTGATGGGAGGCGTTGCACCTTCCCTCCTTCTTGGTCTATGAGGATAAAGGGTTTGTGGTGGCAGATGGCGCGCACACTCTCCACTAACTGGGTTAT encodes the following:
- a CDS encoding outer membrane beta-barrel protein yields the protein MFSYSLLGIVLWTALLVPSYAWGNLERYVFLLGGWQTASFDLVEEDTAIAPDPSADGGSVHLGLGFNVASSPKSKPGNRALMGLELEGGYVFSDEKVGRVVSRGGDDVAQTTRYRYGYDAAVMGRAGAELGPLMIYAKGGYGWVQLENTGRLGGKDDALIHGPRFGGGIEFDLAGTALFMRVDYSYVSFDKGGRFATTQAVIDSGKAHMIRVGVTQPF
- a CDS encoding outer membrane beta-barrel protein, yielding MKRIQCYAFIVLTAFTLSCFSGQARAESSGQFYMLGGWKFSSEDTKPNSGSIHVGANIDYILPPKTRTNLFVGLEGEAGHLFDSATVNGYETDFGLDYAFFLRAGVKTQGNPLTIYAKAGYGQTHIKRTSATERISQFDGGLRGGGGAEYRVPNFHLSLRADYTYIFYNEREGKTHLFRVGVSFPF
- the nagZ gene encoding beta-N-acetylhexosaminidase — its product is MTSLPVIFGLKGLSLDSFEETFFRQYQPQGFILFDRNCRDAQQITQLVESVRAICHHKPFILIDQEGGKVQRLPSPPFPSFPAANMFGLKAETQLDDAIALCAKNATHIGKTLHRMGINVNCAPVLDLPQQDAHPIIGSRAFSHRADVTTSLGRHFIDALQKQNVHAVIKHIPGHGRAKEDSHLSLPIVDTHKKTLMESDFLPFQALARPLNAQQQPPPQQPPPWAMTAHVTYTDIDARHPATLSPIVIQDIIRDMMAFDGVLITDDIAMHALSYLSPIERARSALNAGCDLVLHCPCHRDTMRQLAENLPPLREDSARRITLAHTLDDVSKK